In Candidatus Desulforudis audaxviator MP104C, a genomic segment contains:
- a CDS encoding DNA methyltransferase, with amino-acid sequence MDGKTWLRYSISIWDDVLKDREERGYNHPAMFPSRLTDRLVEIFGRKGGGLVLDPFMGSGSTLYSAYRHGLASVGFELSAGYIDIARQRLAALGAEPGVPHYPRIIQDDSRRLLNYVAPASVGLCVTSPPYWDILNQRRTADGKTIRNYGSDPDDLGRIKDYGEFLDALQVVFAGVRETMVTGAYCVVVVMDIRKKDDFFPLHMDLTARLRDTGLTLDDIIIWDRRAEYNNLRPLGYPHVFRVNKVHEFILIFQKRAG; translated from the coding sequence ATGGACGGCAAGACCTGGCTGCGGTACTCCATCAGCATCTGGGACGACGTGCTCAAGGACCGGGAGGAGCGCGGCTACAACCACCCGGCGATGTTCCCGTCCCGGCTCACCGACCGCCTGGTGGAAATCTTCGGCCGCAAAGGGGGCGGCCTGGTGCTCGACCCCTTCATGGGCAGCGGCAGCACGTTGTATTCGGCCTACCGCCACGGTCTCGCGTCTGTGGGGTTCGAACTCTCCGCCGGATACATCGACATCGCGCGCCAGCGGCTGGCGGCACTGGGAGCCGAACCGGGCGTGCCGCACTACCCGCGGATCATTCAGGACGACAGCCGGCGGCTCCTCAACTACGTGGCCCCGGCCTCCGTGGGGCTGTGCGTGACGTCTCCGCCGTACTGGGACATTCTGAACCAGCGGCGCACCGCCGACGGCAAAACCATCCGGAACTACGGGAGCGACCCGGACGACCTGGGCCGGATCAAGGACTACGGCGAGTTTTTGGACGCCCTGCAGGTTGTCTTCGCGGGGGTGCGGGAGACAATGGTCACGGGAGCCTACTGCGTGGTGGTGGTGATGGACATCCGGAAGAAAGACGACTTTTTCCCGTTGCACATGGACCTGACCGCCAGGCTCCGGGACACCGGACTCACCCTGGACGACATCATTATCTGGGACCGGCGCGCCGAGTACAACAACCTGCGCCCCCTCGGTTATCCCCACGTCTTCCGCGTCAACAAGGTACACGAATTCATTCTGATTTTCCAGAAGCGGGCGGGCTGA
- a CDS encoding class I SAM-dependent methyltransferase, with protein sequence MKKVIQTPVDFYDRIVPVYDLVASHNIKPYRQIVKRLKISPGRSALEVGCGTGNLTVSLAAAMARVMSIDFSSRMLERAAGKIARRGFKNVTFRQMNAFDLTPEDHGTFDYCFAAFLLHVFAPADRLLLLSRVGRLATERVVVIDYAPGRYRLRYALVEWLEKSHYKEFLQADLSAQAETAGLQLIGYFEQGDFGCWEFSPPASGKSE encoded by the coding sequence GTGAAAAAAGTCATCCAGACCCCGGTCGACTTCTACGACCGGATTGTTCCCGTATACGATCTGGTCGCCAGTCACAACATCAAACCGTACCGCCAGATTGTAAAGCGGCTGAAAATCAGCCCCGGTAGGTCGGCCCTGGAGGTGGGGTGCGGCACCGGGAACCTGACCGTCTCCCTCGCCGCGGCAATGGCCCGGGTGATGTCCATTGACTTCTCTTCCCGGATGCTGGAACGGGCCGCCGGGAAGATAGCTCGGCGCGGTTTCAAGAACGTGACCTTCCGGCAGATGAACGCTTTTGACCTCACCCCGGAGGACCACGGCACCTTCGACTACTGCTTCGCCGCTTTCCTGCTGCACGTATTCGCCCCCGCCGACCGTCTCCTGCTGCTGTCCAGGGTCGGCCGGCTGGCTACGGAGCGGGTGGTGGTCATCGACTACGCCCCCGGGCGGTACCGGCTGCGCTACGCCTTGGTTGAGTGGCTCGAAAAAAGCCACTACAAGGAGTTCCTGCAGGCCGATCTCTCGGCCCAAGCCGAAACGGCCGGCCTTCAACTGATCGGCTATTTTGAACAGGGTGATTTCGGATGCTGGGAGTTCAGCCCGCCCGCTTCTGGAAAATCAGAATGA
- a CDS encoding accessory gene regulator ArgB-like protein, whose translation MSQLRALAVNLSRESGRNVDVIEYGLKVGLYNLGGMFGVAGVGWAAGVLPYALAGYVASGTMRLAGGGGHTTTPVRCIILTSVQFGLVGLIGYHVGPLVAGPPLYGISAGILLFLMYTVLRFAPRDTPNKPISRERGRRLKRWAVIVWAFWAGVIAWAQVAGVSAALVLPVLLGLGVQGQALVPEPQSKQCGGGENR comes from the coding sequence ATGTCTCAGCTCAGAGCCCTTGCCGTCAACCTTTCCCGGGAAAGCGGCCGGAATGTCGACGTTATCGAGTACGGCCTGAAAGTCGGCCTGTACAATCTAGGTGGGATGTTCGGCGTCGCTGGCGTGGGTTGGGCCGCCGGGGTGCTGCCTTACGCGCTGGCTGGCTACGTTGCCTCCGGGACCATGCGGCTGGCCGGCGGCGGGGGACACACCACCACGCCGGTGCGCTGTATCATTCTGACCAGCGTCCAGTTCGGCCTGGTGGGGTTGATCGGGTATCACGTCGGTCCCCTGGTGGCGGGACCGCCGCTTTACGGGATTTCGGCCGGCATACTTTTATTCCTGATGTACACCGTGCTCCGGTTTGCGCCTCGGGACACGCCCAACAAACCCATCAGCAGGGAGCGGGGACGGAGGCTGAAAAGGTGGGCTGTAATCGTCTGGGCGTTCTGGGCCGGGGTAATCGCTTGGGCGCAGGTTGCGGGGGTTTCCGCGGCGTTGGTGCTTCCGGTGCTTCTGGGACTGGGTGTACAGGGTCAGGCCCTGGTGCCCGAACCTCAATCAAAACAATGTGGGGGAGGTGAGAATCGATGA
- a CDS encoding Gmad2 immunoglobulin-like domain-containing protein, which yields MLLKTGACRFVLSLLLITALLTGCAIRPGPGPAPAPEPGPPGPADPPKPAYNLSGGFARPAYDTLPVEIRNWVDNSRQIMLGQSRLFGNYLYILVTYGEKPTGGHHVNITNVVETPEALVVKVDLLDPPPGQPVTQAFTYPYDLVVTAPTDREIRFDTTVEWPRVPTLLGIDHLEPIVAGRGGIRVFAPAPDSTVPDQFVFRGIANTFEGNVNYRVETRDGKPLLEHFTTGAQGDWGHFQEIVELPAEAPEALVLRVFTYSPKDGSVEGDFEIPITLRR from the coding sequence ATGCTGCTTAAAACCGGTGCCTGTCGCTTCGTCCTTTCTCTCCTGCTGATCACAGCCCTGCTTACCGGGTGCGCGATTCGGCCCGGTCCGGGTCCCGCACCCGCTCCGGAGCCCGGTCCGCCGGGTCCGGCCGATCCGCCGAAGCCTGCCTACAACCTGAGCGGGGGCTTCGCCCGTCCCGCCTACGATACCCTCCCGGTGGAGATCCGGAATTGGGTTGACAACTCCCGGCAGATCATGCTCGGCCAGTCCAGGTTGTTCGGCAACTACCTGTACATTCTGGTCACCTACGGTGAAAAGCCGACCGGCGGTCACCACGTGAACATCACCAATGTTGTGGAAACTCCGGAGGCGCTGGTGGTGAAAGTTGACCTTCTCGACCCGCCGCCCGGCCAACCGGTAACCCAGGCGTTTACCTACCCGTACGACCTGGTGGTGACCGCGCCCACGGACCGGGAGATCCGGTTCGACACCACCGTCGAGTGGCCCCGTGTACCCACCCTGCTGGGCATCGACCATCTGGAACCCATCGTGGCCGGCCGGGGCGGCATCCGCGTGTTCGCCCCGGCGCCGGACAGCACGGTGCCCGACCAGTTCGTCTTCCGGGGCATTGCCAACACCTTCGAAGGCAACGTCAACTACCGGGTGGAGACCAGGGATGGGAAACCTCTGCTGGAGCATTTCACGACTGGAGCCCAGGGCGACTGGGGCCATTTCCAGGAAATTGTGGAGTTGCCGGCGGAAGCGCCGGAGGCACTGGTCCTGCGCGTCTTCACCTACAGCCCCAAGGACGGCTCCGTCGAAGGAGACTTTGAAATCCCGATCACCCTGCGCCGATAA
- a CDS encoding cyclic lactone autoinducer peptide, with the protein MKRSLFILLAAAAAWMALISTAFACNFTWYEPEVPDVLRERA; encoded by the coding sequence ATGAAAAGAAGTCTTTTCATTCTCCTGGCCGCGGCGGCCGCCTGGATGGCCCTGATCAGCACCGCTTTTGCCTGTAATTTTACCTGGTACGAACCGGAAGTCCCGGACGTACTGCGTGAACGGGCATGA
- a CDS encoding DUF362 domain-containing protein, which translates to MGVVSLQFRNYETSVTDALKRLGLESVLQRQRRIVIKPNLVLPEPPPVTTNVACVEAVARFCLERSPAEVVVAEGSGGTDTERCFEILGYQAMARRLGIRLVDLDRARFTIKSDPRAVLYDRFPLPTILDGAFVISVPVLKEHSMTTVTLSLKNMIGICPASEFSGFWSFRKSRVHQTDLNRAILDINLYCPINLAVIDGAVGLRGSHLRGVPLDPPARMIVAGTDPVAVDAAGARLLGYHWTQVTHLRQAQGLFGCAPDN; encoded by the coding sequence ATGGGCGTGGTGAGCCTGCAATTCCGGAACTACGAGACCTCCGTGACGGATGCGCTCAAGCGCCTCGGCTTGGAGTCGGTCTTACAGCGGCAACGGCGGATCGTGATCAAGCCCAACCTGGTACTGCCGGAACCGCCCCCGGTGACCACCAACGTTGCTTGCGTCGAGGCCGTAGCCCGCTTCTGCCTGGAACGGTCCCCCGCCGAGGTGGTGGTGGCCGAGGGCTCCGGCGGCACGGACACCGAACGGTGCTTTGAGATACTCGGCTACCAGGCAATGGCCCGGCGTCTGGGCATCAGACTGGTAGACCTGGACCGGGCGCGTTTCACCATAAAAAGTGATCCCCGGGCCGTGCTGTATGACCGCTTCCCCCTGCCCACCATCCTGGACGGTGCCTTTGTCATCTCCGTGCCCGTACTCAAAGAACACTCCATGACCACCGTCACCCTGAGCCTGAAAAACATGATCGGCATCTGCCCGGCCAGCGAGTTCAGCGGGTTCTGGAGCTTCCGCAAATCCCGGGTGCACCAGACCGACCTTAACCGGGCTATCCTGGACATCAACCTCTACTGTCCGATAAACCTGGCCGTAATCGACGGCGCGGTGGGCCTGCGCGGCTCGCACCTCCGGGGCGTACCCCTGGACCCGCCAGCCCGCATGATCGTGGCCGGAACGGACCCGGTTGCCGTAGACGCCGCGGGGGCCCGTCTCCTGGGATACCACTGGACGCAAGTAACCCACCTCCGCCAAGCCCAAGGCCTCTTTGGCTGCGCTCCGGACAACTGA
- a CDS encoding GntR family transcriptional regulator, protein MVEDQHHPAAGTESADQVRDRVYENLRRALLEGRYAPGDRLVERKLAAELGVSRTPVREALRALEQEGLVYHMPHSGAVVARLDSQEVQEIYRIRAVLEGLAARMAAERISPGRLKQLEALLEQIEALADRGDTCQLESVHREFNHVIYKAAESPRLYDMVTSLADHIDLCVRVGYAHPGRLAEATDEHRRLVAAIRLRDGDLAEHVAREHVNRSRHAYLQEVARNATKSQEK, encoded by the coding sequence GTGGTTGAAGACCAGCACCACCCGGCTGCCGGGACGGAAAGCGCCGATCAGGTGCGGGACCGGGTTTACGAGAACCTGCGCCGGGCCTTGCTTGAAGGCCGGTATGCGCCCGGGGACCGGCTGGTGGAGCGGAAACTCGCCGCCGAGCTCGGGGTCAGCCGAACTCCGGTAAGGGAAGCTCTGCGAGCGTTGGAACAGGAGGGTTTGGTATACCATATGCCCCACAGCGGAGCGGTGGTAGCCCGGCTGGACAGCCAAGAAGTGCAAGAGATCTACCGCATCCGGGCCGTGCTGGAGGGTCTGGCCGCACGCATGGCCGCCGAGCGGATCAGCCCCGGCCGGCTGAAGCAGCTCGAGGCCCTGCTAGAACAGATCGAAGCCCTGGCGGACCGGGGGGACACGTGCCAACTGGAGAGTGTCCACCGGGAATTTAACCACGTAATCTATAAGGCGGCCGAAAGTCCCCGCCTGTACGATATGGTCACGTCCCTCGCGGACCATATCGATCTCTGCGTGCGGGTGGGTTACGCCCACCCCGGGCGCCTGGCCGAGGCCACTGATGAACACCGGCGGCTGGTGGCCGCCATCAGGCTCCGGGACGGTGACCTGGCCGAGCACGTCGCCCGCGAGCACGTCAACCGGTCCCGGCACGCCTACCTCCAGGAAGTGGCCCGGAACGCGACTAAAAGTCAGGAAAAGTAA
- a CDS encoding GerMN domain-containing protein, producing the protein MDRAARPIVVLLLIGLLAFSAGCGGSRAVVPPPVTAEVTVYFFLNSDGTTLEPVVREVTLKEDTLEARLRAAMEELLKGPSAEEVGRLYSQLPADVKLLNVEVSPPYATLNFSAELEQIGGSARVLGVLQQLTYTGTEFEEITDLILEVEGIQVGTDEHPFAGEGMLFDTLTRQEAGK; encoded by the coding sequence ATGGATCGAGCGGCAAGGCCCATAGTGGTGCTGTTGTTGATCGGATTGCTCGCGTTTTCGGCGGGCTGCGGGGGCTCCAGGGCGGTGGTGCCGCCGCCGGTGACCGCCGAGGTGACCGTGTACTTTTTCCTGAACAGCGATGGGACGACCCTGGAACCGGTGGTCCGGGAGGTAACTCTGAAGGAGGACACCCTGGAGGCGCGTTTGCGCGCCGCAATGGAAGAACTCTTGAAAGGACCTTCCGCAGAGGAGGTCGGCCGGCTGTACAGCCAGTTGCCGGCTGACGTGAAACTACTGAATGTGGAGGTGAGCCCGCCGTACGCCACTCTGAACTTCAGCGCGGAGCTGGAGCAGATCGGCGGCTCGGCCAGGGTGCTCGGCGTGCTCCAGCAACTGACCTATACGGGCACCGAGTTTGAAGAAATCACCGACCTGATCCTGGAGGTGGAGGGAATACAGGTCGGCACCGACGAGCACCCGTTTGCCGGAGAAGGAATGCTCTTCGATACCCTTACGCGTCAGGAGGCGGGCAAATAA
- a CDS encoding two-component system sensor histidine kinase NtrB, whose protein sequence is MKNDFEPDSIFERYVREITELSWGAHLLLLLACSLPLFLLFVGDGPADSRPGFTRQTDIALPTLAWVIPLLAVLVFLRLRQARLPSARPAGVEQVVLLVVICVCVLTLTLGQGMFFLALVPVILVSLNYGKRLGMACAGVLCVLITGYVYLSEELAYSEVFVASVIILMSAAYLIGGITDMNRSLVGELDRQRTTLKNLIDGLPLGICVVNESGAVTYRNHHIGPVEERLCALLVVSPRDFYSPAEADPSVTGIEIEFEDRQYRVRRTVQRSDTGEDMVFILENVSETWRLEQELRRSSYLASVGEMAAGVAHEIRNPLTVIRGYVQLLSEKKGEGMDALKPYYQTVLDEIDRLTQIIHDFLNLARPQAVSKVPLNLNEVLTGVRHLLETEALRRDANLEIELDSSPVEINGDPAGLTQVVFNLVGNAFEAAGRGGKVRVRTYQRHHRAFLEVVDNGPGIPDDLREKVFAPFFSTRAMGTGLGLAISRRVALDHGGTLTCRSEPGDTRFILQIPMRPQS, encoded by the coding sequence GTGAAAAACGACTTTGAGCCGGACAGCATCTTCGAGCGGTATGTCCGGGAAATCACCGAACTGTCCTGGGGTGCCCACCTCTTACTCCTGCTGGCCTGCTCTCTTCCTTTGTTCTTGTTGTTCGTCGGGGACGGACCGGCCGACTCCCGTCCCGGTTTTACCAGGCAAACTGATATCGCGTTGCCCACCCTGGCATGGGTGATCCCGCTGTTGGCCGTTCTGGTTTTTCTCCGCCTGCGCCAGGCAAGGCTCCCCAGTGCAAGACCGGCGGGCGTTGAACAGGTCGTTCTGCTCGTCGTGATCTGCGTCTGTGTGCTGACGCTGACGCTTGGGCAGGGGATGTTTTTCCTGGCTCTGGTTCCCGTTATCCTCGTCAGCCTGAACTACGGGAAGCGGCTGGGAATGGCATGCGCCGGTGTGCTGTGCGTGCTGATTACGGGATACGTTTACCTTTCCGAGGAGCTGGCGTATTCGGAGGTCTTTGTCGCTTCCGTGATCATCCTTATGTCGGCGGCCTATTTGATCGGCGGCATCACCGACATGAACCGGAGCCTGGTCGGTGAACTGGACCGGCAGCGGACGACCTTGAAAAACCTGATCGACGGGCTTCCGTTGGGCATTTGCGTGGTGAATGAGTCCGGGGCAGTGACCTACCGCAATCACCACATCGGCCCGGTCGAGGAGAGACTCTGTGCGCTGCTGGTGGTGTCTCCGCGGGACTTTTACAGCCCGGCCGAGGCCGACCCGAGTGTCACGGGCATTGAAATCGAATTTGAAGACCGGCAGTACCGCGTGCGCCGGACGGTACAGCGCTCCGACACCGGGGAAGATATGGTCTTCATCCTGGAAAACGTGTCCGAAACGTGGCGACTGGAACAGGAACTCCGCCGGTCGTCGTATCTGGCTTCCGTCGGGGAAATGGCGGCGGGCGTGGCTCACGAGATCCGCAACCCCCTGACGGTGATCAGGGGATACGTTCAGCTGCTTTCGGAGAAAAAGGGAGAGGGCATGGATGCCTTGAAGCCCTACTATCAGACCGTGCTTGACGAAATCGACCGCCTGACTCAGATCATCCACGACTTTCTGAATCTGGCCAGGCCGCAGGCGGTGAGCAAGGTTCCGCTGAATCTGAACGAGGTGCTGACCGGTGTACGCCATCTCCTGGAAACCGAGGCCCTCCGCCGGGACGCGAATCTGGAGATCGAATTGGACTCGTCTCCGGTGGAGATAAACGGGGATCCCGCAGGCTTGACACAGGTTGTGTTCAACCTGGTCGGCAACGCCTTCGAGGCCGCCGGCCGGGGCGGGAAAGTGAGGGTGCGGACCTACCAGCGGCACCACCGGGCCTTTCTGGAAGTGGTGGACAACGGTCCGGGAATCCCGGATGACCTGAGGGAGAAAGTGTTCGCCCCCTTCTTTTCCACCAGGGCCATGGGTACCGGCCTGGGCCTGGCCATTTCCCGGCGGGTGGCCCTGGATCATGGGGGGACGCTTACCTGCCGTTCCGAACCCGGTGACACCCGTTTCATCCTGCAGATTCCCATGCGTCCGCAAAGCTAG
- a CDS encoding phosphodiester glycosidase family protein, with product MRRVNLFFFFLAAPLIGVLIAVSSFSRGAQGLELPVAELQPAVGLLADGVYQLRYTVGSVHESLEEQQQRYEEQQELLRTLAAKSAEHKQLSDDIYEQHILDKLGPPVRVHRSARVEVKIFELKGIGYRGYIAKVKPFDPGVLRVTYREGPGETTSEAVRRTGAVLGVNGGGFYRAPVDGLMHTLPIGNTMVDGKLVGGFQPPREDLFFAGFDGRGRLVGGIFNDRTALLGTGARQGVSFVPILIKDRQPVPIPEKWRNQRQPRTILGEYANGDLIMIVVDGRQADWSSGVTLEDLQVTLIKFGVIDAYNLDGGGSSVFVFGNQILNRPSDGRERVVATNIVVLP from the coding sequence ATGCGCCGCGTTAACCTGTTCTTCTTCTTTCTCGCAGCGCCCCTGATCGGGGTGTTGATTGCCGTTTCTTCCTTCAGCCGGGGGGCGCAGGGCCTGGAGCTGCCGGTTGCCGAGCTTCAGCCGGCCGTGGGGCTATTGGCGGACGGGGTGTACCAGCTACGCTACACGGTCGGCTCCGTTCACGAATCCCTGGAGGAACAGCAGCAGCGCTACGAGGAGCAGCAGGAACTCCTCAGGACCCTGGCCGCCAAAAGCGCCGAGCACAAGCAGCTTTCCGACGACATCTATGAGCAGCACATCCTGGACAAGCTGGGGCCGCCGGTCCGCGTACACCGTTCGGCGCGGGTGGAGGTCAAGATTTTTGAACTAAAGGGGATCGGGTACCGCGGCTACATCGCCAAGGTCAAGCCCTTCGACCCGGGTGTGCTCCGGGTGACGTACCGGGAGGGGCCGGGTGAAACCACCAGTGAGGCCGTCCGGCGCACCGGGGCGGTCTTGGGGGTGAACGGGGGCGGTTTCTACCGGGCTCCGGTTGACGGGCTGATGCACACCCTGCCCATTGGGAACACGATGGTGGACGGAAAACTGGTCGGGGGCTTCCAGCCGCCACGCGAAGACCTGTTTTTCGCTGGCTTTGACGGCCGGGGGCGGCTCGTGGGCGGAATCTTCAACGACCGCACGGCCTTGCTGGGTACAGGCGCCAGGCAGGGGGTCAGCTTCGTGCCGATCCTGATCAAAGACCGCCAGCCGGTGCCGATCCCGGAGAAGTGGCGGAACCAGCGGCAGCCGCGCACTATCCTGGGCGAGTACGCCAACGGCGACCTGATCATGATCGTGGTCGACGGGCGGCAGGCCGACTGGAGCAGCGGGGTGACTCTGGAGGACCTGCAGGTGACGCTGATCAAGTTCGGAGTGATCGACGCCTACAACCTGGACGGCGGCGGATCGAGCGTGTTCGTGTTCGGCAACCAGATCCTGAACCGCCCCTCGGACGGCCGGGAGCGGGTGGTGGCCACGAACATTGTGGTTTTGCCGTAG